The genomic segment TCAACGCACACCTTCCCTGAAAACGGGCTGCCTCTGGGCAGCCCGTTTTTTTTGTCAGGAATACCCGGGGTTTCGTCCTGACAATTCAATCAATTCCCGAAGTTCTGAATTAAAGCTGGTTTTATCAATTAAATCCTCAATATTCAAATGAAGGCGGTAATTCCAGAACTGCCGGGGATTACCTGGGATTATTTATCTGTTCTTCTGCTGTATTTTCTCTTCTTAAAGATGCATCTATTCCCAGAATATCCTGAATGGGAAATATTGCCCACATACTTGGGGAATTGAGATGCTGGTTTATTATTTCTTTACAGATCCAGGGTTCACAGGTCTCTGGAGCCTTTCCTTTATGACCAAAAATTGTATTGAAAAACAACTGGATTTTTTCTTTTTCTTCCTGTTCCCACCATCCTCTTAAAGTTGACATGTCATGGCTTGAGGTTGTACAGACTGAAAGATAAGGGTTATTTGCAGGATTATTAAAGGTTTCATCCAGTTTTTTAGGCATTCGCTGAATATTCAGGCTCAAGATACCAAGTTCTTCCATTACATCAGGCACACAGCCTGGAACCATGCCCAGGTCTTCTCCGCATACCAGCATTGTGGTTGCATTTTTTATTACAGGCAGTTTTTTCATGCCCTGGCTGTACCAGAATTTTTCATGACGTTTGTAAAAATAGTCAATATATAATTCCCTGAGTTTTAACCTGTCTTGTTCATCCAGGTTTTTATATGAACTTGTTTTAATCATATCAATCCTGGGGTGATAACACGGCTTATCAGGGCTGTCAGCTTTGATGAAAAGAACTTCACTGATTAACTTAAATAATCCCTGCTTGATTTTTTCCTTGTCTGAAATTGAATCAAATAAGATTTTATGATCCTGGCCAAAATATTTTTCCACCTGTCTTTGGGTTTTAAATAAGGGCTTTATTTTATAAAATCCAGGTTTGTATTGATCCAGGAAGGTCTTTGTTACATATCCTTTATCTCTGCCAAATAAATCATCAAGCATATTGTCATTTATAAAAGGTTCACAAAATCGCTTAAAATCGAATTTTATTCCTTTATTGTTTAATTCATCAAGATTCAATGGCAAAGAAGGATTAAAATATCCCATAACCCCTTGAATACAATCCATTGGTATTTCCCATATTCTAAAAAATCCCAGTATATGGTCAATACGAAATCCATCAAAATAATCAGCCATTTTTTTAAGCCTGTTTTGCCACCATGTATATCTGTTTTCAGCCATCACTTCCCAGTTATAAGTTGGAAACTGCCAGTTTTGACCATGTTCTGAAAAATCATCAGGCGGTGCCCCGGTCTGGGTGTTCATGTTAAAAAGTTCAGGGCTGCTCCAGGTATCTGCACTAAAACGATTAACACCTATTGGAATATCGCCTTTAAGTATAATATTGTTTTTTCTGGCATATCGGGCTGCTTCTGATAATTGTAAATGTAAATGATATTGGATAAAATAATGCATACATATTTCATTATATTCAGAACTGCCCGGGGAGGTGAACTTTTCAAGTTCTAAAGATGATAAATGTTCATGTTTACCCCATCGGCTGTATTCACAGGTTTTGTAAAAATCCCTTAAATATGAAAAAGCTGCATAAGGCTTGAGCCATTTTTTATTTGCATGAAAAAAGATTTTAAAATGCGGGTCTTTAAGAAAATCCTGGTTTATTTTATTATAAATTTCTTTAATATAATAAAGTTTCAAATTAATTACAGCTTCATAATCCATTTTTGATTTTTTATTCAGGAGTTCCTGATTCTTATAAAACGATTTTTCAATTTTTTTATTATAAAACCTGTATAAGGCAGTAATATTTAGATAGAGCGGATGAAGTGCAAACACGGAAATTGTAGAATATGGCGAACTGTCTGCCTTTGTCCTGCTGGAAATTGTATCATTAACAGGCAGTATTTGAATTATTTTTAAACCTGTAATTTTTGCCCAGTCAACCAAAAGTTTGATGTCAAGAAATTCACCTGTACCCATATTGTTTTTAGTTCTAAGAGAAAAAACAGGTATTGCAGCACCTGCACCTTTCCACATTTTTTCAGGATAATGCACATTTTCATCAGTCTTGATTATGAAAATATTTTCTTTATCTGAATTAATAGTAATAGTACGATTTCTGCCATCCTCAATCATACATATTTCCCTGTTGTTTTTATCACAAATCCCGTATTTATATTCCAGGATAAAATCAGACCTTATAAATTCCAGGTCTGTACTCCACAGGCAGTGCTTTTTTTCTTCCAGAAATTTTGCATTTTTCATATCCCAGTTTCCTATGCAGGGATCGCTGCCAACTATAAAAAGCTGGTGTCCTGGATATAAGAAAGGAGATTTGACCTGGAATCTGTAAATTCTTCCAGGTTCTTGATGATTGAGTTTAGAGCTGAATATTTTAAAACCTTTTTTATAATTTAAATTCTCAATTTCACTGTCTTTCCGCCAGGAATCAATTAAACTGATATTTTTAGATATACATATGTCCCATAAAAACATCCTGTTTTCCCCAGATTCCCATTTTATTGATTTTTTATTTTCATCCATAAGGCAGTATTTATATTTAAAATCAACAGGTTTTGTAAAATCTAATTTTAAAACCCAGATGCCGCCTGATGTATAAATCATTTCAGGAGCCTGTTCAGGATTCCAGTTTCCCAGTTCTGGTATTGAACCTGATACACAAAGCTTTTGACCCCACACAGTATTATAGTGGATTGAAAAACAAATTATCATTTTATAATCCTTTTAGATTAAATAAGATTTCCAGCCAGAAAAGTACCTGCTATTGCCAGGCTTTCCATATCAAGAAATTTTTCAGCAGACTGCTTAAATAACACCGAACACTGGGCTGGAAACTCCTGTTCTTTAAAATTAAAGCGCAGTAAAACAGGGATTCTTGGCAATGCACTGAAAATAATGGATATATCATGTGATGAATCGTCATTAAACAAAACACCGTTCATTTTTTTCCAGGCTTTTTCAAGTGCATCAGGATTATCTGCAAAACTGCTTTCAATTATTTTATTTGTATTATTGGCAAAATATACTGTTAAAGGCCCTGCATTTTTAAACTCCCGGTATGTTATCCAGTTTCCATGTTCCGGCAGCTTGTCAGGACACAGGAGAATGTATTTGCACAACACAACACTAATTGAAAAATTTGCAATCTCGCCTTGTAAATCAGTTATCCCTGAATCTGAAACCCTGTATTTGTTTTTGTAAAAAGGTATTATTAGATCCCTGCCTGAAATCTCAGCACCCAGCATATCTGCTTTTGAAAGATAATCAATTTCAGAAAGCTGTTTAATATAATCTTTGTATGTTTTTTCAAAAACCCCTGCTTTTTTTGTCATATTAATCCTTTCATAATAATATCTGCTTGTATTATTTTTAATAATATGAATTTAATATATATTCAAGAACCATTATAAAAGATCTTATTTTAATTAATTTCAGCAAAGGATAATTATATGAAATATTTACCATTGACCCTGATCCTGGCAGTTTCTCTGCTGATATTTTTTCCTCAATTTTCCCAGGCTGACACCACAGGATTCTTATCAGGAAAGACCCCGAGGATAGTCGGGGGCAGAGATGCTGAAACCGGAAAATGGCCCTGGATGGCTGCATTGATTGAAGCTTCAGATTCAAGCCAGTTTTGCGGGGGTTCATTGATTCATCCTTTATGGGTTGTGAGTGCAGGCCATTGCGGATATGATTATAGAGATAATCCTGAAAAGATTAAGATAATTATCGGGATTAATGACCTGGTTAATGATAAAGCTGAACCTATAGGGGTTAAACAGATTATTGTTCATAAGGATTATGATAGTGAAAATTTATATAATGATATTGCCTTGTTTGAACTGGAAAGACCTGTATTTGAAAAAACCATTTCCATTATTCCTGATGATATTGAACTTGAAGGAAAAATTTCAACAATAATTGGATGGGGTGAGACTTATGCGGGACAAACAACAATATTGCAGGAGGTATCTGTTCCCATTATCTCCAACCTGGATTGCACCAAGGCTTTTACTGCTTATAATTCATATCGGTATCCTCCTGACAGTATTGATGCTGCCATGTTATGTGCAGGATTAGCTGAAGGGGGGATGGATGCCTGCTATGGAGACAGCGGCGGCCCTCTTATGGTGCAGTATAAAAATCAATGGCATCTTGCAGGTCTTGTGAGCTGGGGTGAGGGATGTGCAATGCCTGATGTTTACGGGGTTTATACCCGTGTATCAAAATTTTTTGATTTTATTAATACATATGTTTCTCCTTTTCCTCCTGGTGATTTTAATGAAAATATGAAACTCGGGCTTGAAGATGTAATTGGGATACTAAACAGCCTTGCTCTTGTCAGGTCTGAAGATTTAAGTCTAGGAATTCACGGTGATTTTAATAACGACAACAGGCTTGGGCTTGAAGATGCTGTGGGAGTATTGCAGGTTATTACAAATAGTTATAATTAAAATTTTATATCATTGCAGAAACAAGGCATGCCTTGTCTCTACATTATATTCTGGGCCCGAAAATTATAGTACCCAGCCTTATCATATTGCTTCCTTCTTCTATGGCAACTTTATATGAATCCGACATACCCATTGAAAGATATTTCATATCTGTATCAGGCAGGTTAAGAGATTTTATTTTATCAAATATTTCTTTTGTTCTTCTGAAATAAGGCCGGATATTTTCAGGGTCTTCATAAAAAGGGCCCATTGTCATAATACCTTCCAGGTTCAGGCTTCCAAGATTTGAAATATCTTCTGCCAGTGATTTTACAGCCTCATATTCTGCTGCAATTCCTGATTTTGCTGATTCTTCTCCAATATTAATTTCAATAAAAACTGAAACCTTTTTCCCAAGTGCCTGGGCGCGTTTATCAATATCTGCAGCCTGTTCACAGGAATGAACGGTTTGGATTGAATCAAATATTCTCAGGGCTTTATTGATTTTATTTTTTTGCAGGGGGCCTATCATATGCCACCTGGCTTTATATGCCTTATCACCAAGTGCATCAAACATTTTCCCGCCCTCTTGAACATAGTTTTCCCCAATATCTGATGCACCTGCATCAATAACCTCTGCAACCTCTTTTGGGGTTCTTTTTTTACATGCAAGAACTATGGTAACATGTTCCGGTACCTGATTCCTGATTTTTAAATAATTTTCTGTAATGCTCATAAATTTTTCTCCCGGCTTTTCCATCCCCCTATAAGATGAAGATGAAGGTGAAATATAACCTGTCCTCCTCCTTTTTCCACATTAAAAAGCAGTTTATATCCTGATTTTGCTATTCCCTGTTCTTCTGCCATTTTTTTTGCAGCTATCATCATTTCACCAATAAGAAGCCCGTCAAATTCGGAAATATCGTTTATGCTTCGGATATGTTTTTTAGGAACAATAAGAAGATGAACCGGAGCTGACGGTTTTATATCTTTAAAAACTACCAGCTTATCATTTTCATATAAAAATTTTTCAGTTTGATTATTTGCAATATTGCAGAAAAGACAGGTTTTTTCCATTTTAATACCTCCGTATTTATTATAAAAATCTAATTTAAACCTGATATTACCTGTCCCCGTGAAGTAAATGAAATACCCTGCTGTCCCTCTGCACCTATCATTATAGATTCAATAAGAGGCGGATTGACAGATTCATCTGATTTCCATCGAACTAAGAAACTGGCCCCTGATCCGCCAGCCTTGTCTTTTTGCGGGATAATATAACGTGTTGATTCAAAAGGCTTGAGAATAAAAGCCTTATCTGAATATTTTTTAATAAGTTCTCCGTTTGTTCCATAATAGTCTGCCGATATAATTGTAATTGTTTTTTGGGCATCTGTATTCCTGATACTCAGGGTTACAGTCAATAAAATCGGCAGTTCACGGCTGCCGGCATAGATATGGGAATAAACCGGTACATACACTGTCTGGCCTTTTGAAAGACATACTGGTTCTTCTGCCTGTGCAGGTATAAAGGGATTTGCAAGGTTCAATATAAATACTATCATCAAATAATAAAATAATTTTTTCATTAAATCTCCTTTCTGGTTAAGATGTTTTAACAGGAACAGCCAGTTTTTTAAACTCACTTCGTTCCTGCCTGTTGCCGACAACCGCTATGAGATCATCTTCCTGAAAAGCATAATCTGCTTTTGGATTAGGATGAAATATTTTTTTATGAATAATTCCAACAATGGATGCACCGGTTATGGTGCGGACAGCCGCATCTTTAATACTTTTGCCTGCAAGAAAACTTCCAGGTTCTATGGTAACCCATGAAATTTCCAGCATATCTTTTATATTATCAAATTTTGTAAGAAGCTGATAATCATGGCTTGATTCATAAATTGGCGCATAAAGCTTCTGGCGTACTGCATCTGTATATTGCTGGATGGCAAGAACAGGGATTTCCAGGTGAATAAGTACCTGTCTTGCAATTTCCAGCCCTGCTTCCATTTCCGGCATTACTGCCATATAAACCCCATTTTCATATAATGTTTTCATTTGTTCAACCCCTTCTGCTCTTGCAATAATATTTAATTCAGGTTTAAGCATAAGGGAGTGTTCAGCAATGGATTGGGCTGCAACAAGTGAAGGAATTGTAATAAGCAAAAGCCTTGATTCTAAGATTTTTGATGCTTCCAATACTGTCGGCTGACTCATGTCTCCATAGATTACAGGAAATTTAGCATTCTTGCACTCCTGCATTCTCTGGTGATTTAATTCAACAATAACAAAAGGGAGATTAAGCTGGGTCAGAACCTGGGCAATGTGCTGTCCTACCCTTCCGCCCCCGGCAATAACAACATGATTTTCAAGGCCTGTATTGGGAATGTTTTCTGTCTGCAATGGTTCATAATTAAACAGCTTTTTTCTTAATTTATAAACAGGGGCTGCCATTGCTGAAGCAAACGGGGTTATGACCATGCTTATAACTGATAATGCCAGAACAAGAGAATAGGTGT from the Desulfonema limicola genome contains:
- a CDS encoding S1 family peptidase, coding for MKYLPLTLILAVSLLIFFPQFSQADTTGFLSGKTPRIVGGRDAETGKWPWMAALIEASDSSQFCGGSLIHPLWVVSAGHCGYDYRDNPEKIKIIIGINDLVNDKAEPIGVKQIIVHKDYDSENLYNDIALFELERPVFEKTISIIPDDIELEGKISTIIGWGETYAGQTTILQEVSVPIISNLDCTKAFTAYNSYRYPPDSIDAAMLCAGLAEGGMDACYGDSGGPLMVQYKNQWHLAGLVSWGEGCAMPDVYGVYTRVSKFFDFINTYVSPFPPGDFNENMKLGLEDVIGILNSLALVRSEDLSLGIHGDFNNDNRLGLEDAVGVLQVITNSYN
- a CDS encoding YggS family pyridoxal phosphate-dependent enzyme, producing the protein MSITENYLKIRNQVPEHVTIVLACKKRTPKEVAEVIDAGASDIGENYVQEGGKMFDALGDKAYKARWHMIGPLQKNKINKALRIFDSIQTVHSCEQAADIDKRAQALGKKVSVFIEINIGEESAKSGIAAEYEAVKSLAEDISNLGSLNLEGIMTMGPFYEDPENIRPYFRRTKEIFDKIKSLNLPDTDMKYLSMGMSDSYKVAIEEGSNMIRLGTIIFGPRI
- a CDS encoding DUF3124 domain-containing protein — encoded protein: MKKLFYYLMIVFILNLANPFIPAQAEEPVCLSKGQTVYVPVYSHIYAGSRELPILLTVTLSIRNTDAQKTITIISADYYGTNGELIKKYSDKAFILKPFESTRYIIPQKDKAGGSGASFLVRWKSDESVNPPLIESIMIGAEGQQGISFTSRGQVISGLN
- a CDS encoding 4-alpha-glucanotransferase — translated: MIICFSIHYNTVWGQKLCVSGSIPELGNWNPEQAPEMIYTSGGIWVLKLDFTKPVDFKYKYCLMDENKKSIKWESGENRMFLWDICISKNISLIDSWRKDSEIENLNYKKGFKIFSSKLNHQEPGRIYRFQVKSPFLYPGHQLFIVGSDPCIGNWDMKNAKFLEEKKHCLWSTDLEFIRSDFILEYKYGICDKNNREICMIEDGRNRTITINSDKENIFIIKTDENVHYPEKMWKGAGAAIPVFSLRTKNNMGTGEFLDIKLLVDWAKITGLKIIQILPVNDTISSRTKADSSPYSTISVFALHPLYLNITALYRFYNKKIEKSFYKNQELLNKKSKMDYEAVINLKLYYIKEIYNKINQDFLKDPHFKIFFHANKKWLKPYAAFSYLRDFYKTCEYSRWGKHEHLSSLELEKFTSPGSSEYNEICMHYFIQYHLHLQLSEAARYARKNNIILKGDIPIGVNRFSADTWSSPELFNMNTQTGAPPDDFSEHGQNWQFPTYNWEVMAENRYTWWQNRLKKMADYFDGFRIDHILGFFRIWEIPMDCIQGVMGYFNPSLPLNLDELNNKGIKFDFKRFCEPFINDNMLDDLFGRDKGYVTKTFLDQYKPGFYKIKPLFKTQRQVEKYFGQDHKILFDSISDKEKIKQGLFKLISEVLFIKADSPDKPCYHPRIDMIKTSSYKNLDEQDRLKLRELYIDYFYKRHEKFWYSQGMKKLPVIKNATTMLVCGEDLGMVPGCVPDVMEELGILSLNIQRMPKKLDETFNNPANNPYLSVCTTSSHDMSTLRGWWEQEEKEKIQLFFNTIFGHKGKAPETCEPWICKEIINQHLNSPSMWAIFPIQDILGIDASLRRENTAEEQINNPR
- a CDS encoding DUF3786 domain-containing protein codes for the protein MTKKAGVFEKTYKDYIKQLSEIDYLSKADMLGAEISGRDLIIPFYKNKYRVSDSGITDLQGEIANFSISVVLCKYILLCPDKLPEHGNWITYREFKNAGPLTVYFANNTNKIIESSFADNPDALEKAWKKMNGVLFNDDSSHDISIIFSALPRIPVLLRFNFKEQEFPAQCSVLFKQSAEKFLDMESLAIAGTFLAGNLI
- a CDS encoding histidine triad nucleotide-binding protein; this translates as MEKTCLFCNIANNQTEKFLYENDKLVVFKDIKPSAPVHLLIVPKKHIRSINDISEFDGLLIGEMMIAAKKMAEEQGIAKSGYKLLFNVEKGGGQVIFHLHLHLIGGWKSREKNL